A genomic region of Micromonospora sp. NBRC 110009 contains the following coding sequences:
- a CDS encoding ABC-2 transporter permease → MEEAERVLPVRDWLPRTVALLVGTLALATAFIAAYVGALHQPTPRDVPVGVVLGDQRAQAVMSGVRGRTNKIKPVEYDDPEAAADGLTAREVYAVLSSGPDNGLRLTTASASAPAAAELVTQVFTQAARQANLPLQVSDEVPVERTDPRGLVPFYLAVGYVLGGYLASTALGLRTGTAPVSLPRAGLRVAALAAYAVVLGIVGAAIVGPVLDVWHHDIPSVAAVGALTVFTAAMVASAVQAWLGLLGTGIVILLLVVLGNPGSGGIYAPEFLPGWLRGMHRWNVPGLATDLVKSAVYFDRRSMGWPLTGLAGWALAGILGLVTATVFRAHRRAVRSRSRPAPAGGSPADG, encoded by the coding sequence GTGGAGGAGGCGGAGCGGGTCCTTCCGGTACGCGACTGGCTACCGCGCACCGTGGCGCTGCTGGTCGGCACGCTCGCCCTGGCCACCGCGTTCATCGCCGCCTACGTGGGGGCGCTGCACCAGCCCACCCCGCGCGACGTGCCCGTCGGGGTGGTGCTCGGCGACCAGCGCGCGCAGGCGGTGATGTCCGGCGTACGCGGCCGGACCAACAAGATCAAGCCCGTCGAGTACGACGACCCGGAGGCCGCCGCCGACGGGCTCACCGCCCGCGAGGTGTACGCAGTGCTCAGCTCCGGCCCGGACAACGGGCTGCGCCTCACCACCGCCAGCGCCTCGGCGCCGGCCGCCGCCGAACTGGTCACCCAGGTGTTCACCCAGGCGGCTCGGCAGGCCAACCTGCCGCTCCAGGTCAGCGACGAGGTGCCGGTGGAGCGAACCGACCCGCGCGGGCTGGTGCCGTTCTACCTGGCCGTGGGCTACGTGCTCGGCGGTTACCTGGCCTCCACCGCGCTGGGCCTGCGGACCGGCACCGCCCCGGTGAGCCTGCCCCGCGCCGGGCTACGGGTCGCCGCGCTCGCCGCGTACGCGGTGGTCCTGGGCATCGTCGGGGCGGCCATCGTCGGGCCGGTACTCGACGTCTGGCACCACGACATCCCTTCGGTCGCCGCGGTGGGCGCGCTGACGGTCTTCACCGCCGCGATGGTGGCCTCCGCGGTGCAGGCCTGGCTGGGCCTGCTCGGCACCGGCATCGTGATCCTGCTGCTGGTGGTCCTCGGCAACCCCGGCTCCGGCGGCATCTACGCCCCGGAGTTCCTGCCCGGCTGGCTGCGCGGGATGCACCGGTGGAACGTGCCCGGCCTGGCCACCGACCTGGTCAAGTCGGCTGTCTACTTCGACCGCCGGTCGATGGGCTGGCCCCTGACCGGGCTCGCCGGGTGGGCCCTGGCCGGGATCCTCGGGCTGGTCACCGCGACGGTCTTCCGCGCCCACCGCCGGGCCGTCCGCAGCCGGTCCCGCCCCGCCCCCGCCGGTGGGTCGCCCGCCGATGGCTGA